One window of the Colletotrichum destructivum chromosome 6, complete sequence genome contains the following:
- a CDS encoding Putative gfo/Idh/MocA-like oxidoreductase, NAD(P)-binding domain superfamily yields the protein MSSVKKPDSPVAVPHGQNSTPMPPEKPSMSASPPRILIIGAGSRGQAYARAIETSSNGVVAAVAEPLAYKRQTFGRTYIWGSDAPHEGQQFADWAEFVAYETRRREREAAGQDVPPGVDAAFICVLDEMHRDVVVGLAPLGLHIMCEKPLATSLVDCLDMFDALKPPAGQDPKNVFSIGHVLRYSPHNMLLRKLLLEDRVIGDIINIVHTEPVGWWHFTHSYVRGNWRNEKTTAPSLLTKSCHDIDLLLWLLSAPVKAGQGSPHLPSTVSSTGSLQLFRKGRKPAAAGNATNCLTCPLGDGGCKYSAKNVYLGPDLKGLGSGNTDWPVSIVLPEIEDFPTASERHKALAAKLAEDYDETTPKVAVASRNWFGRCVFDADNNVCDEQTVTITWDDATTAASETPKQSKSATLHMVAHTKKICERYTHIYGVDGEIYADSRTITIEDFNTGDTRSYHPTIEDAGHGGGDKGLARQFILAVDRVKNHGWTAERSQNEFIGCSLEEVIRSHAMVFAAEEARTRKRVVDWGEWWSREVVNTESG from the coding sequence ATGTCGTCCGTCAAGAAGCCGGACTCGCCTGTTGCGGTCCCTCATGGTCAGAACTCGACTCCAATGCCACCCGAGAAACCTTCCATGTCCGCCTCGCCACCTCGCATACTGATCATCGGTGCTGGCTCCCGCGGCCAGGCCTACGCTCGCGCGATTGAGACCTCCAGTAACGGCGTCGTTGCCGCTGTGGCTGAACCCCTCGCCTACAAGCGACAGACGTTCGGCAGAACCTACATATGGGGATCCGACGCTCCGCATGAAGGGCAACAGTTCGCCGACTGGGCCGAGTTTGTCGCATACGagacacgccgccgcgagAGAGAAGCTGCCGGCCAAGATGTGCCGCCAGGTGTCGATGCTGCTTTCATCTGTGTTCTTGACGAAATGCACCGCGATGTTGTCGTTGGCCTTGCGCCCCTGGGTCTGCACATTATGTGTGAGAAACCCCTGGCCACATCCCTCGTCGATTGTCTCGACATGTTCGACGCCCTCAAGCCACCTGCCGGCCAAGATCCCAAAAACGTCTTCTCCATCGGCCATGTTCTCCGTTACAGTCCACACAATATGCTACTTCGCaagctccttctcgaggacCGTGTCATTGGAGATATCATCAATATCGTGCACACCGAACCAGTGGGCTGGTGGCACTTCACACACTCATACGTGCGCGGCAACTGGCGAAATGAAAAGACGACGGCACCCAGTCTCTTGACCAAGAGCTGCCATGACATTGATctgctgctgtggctgcTCAGCGCTCCTGTCAAAGCTGGGCAAGGTAgtcctcatcttccttcCACCGTATCATCAACTGGGTCCCTGCAGCTATTCAGAAAAGGACGCAAACCCGCCGCGGCAGGCAACGCAACCAATTGCTTGACCTGTccgctcggcgacgggggaTGCAAGTATTCGGCCAAGAACGTCTATCTTGGTCCAGATCTCAAGGGCCTGGGCTCTGGGAATACTGATTGGCCCGTCAGCATCGTGCTTCCCGAAATTGAAGATTTCCCAACCGCATCCGAAAGACACAAAGCCCTGGCTGCCAAGCTTGCCGAAGACTACGATGAGACCACCCCCAAGGTCGCGGTGGCTTCGCGCAATTGGTTCGGACGCTGCGTATTCGACGCAGATAACAACGTTTGTGACGAACAGACTGTGACCATCACTTGGGATGATGCTACAACGGCAGCCTCCGAAACACCCAAGCAGTCCAAATCAGCCACACTCCACATGGTCGCGCACACGAAGAAAATATGCGAGAGGTACACCCATATAtacggcgtcgatggcgagaTCTATGCCGATTCCCGTACTATCACCATCGAGGACTTCAACACGGGTGACACACGGTCATACCACCCGACCATTGAAGacgccggccatggcggTGGCGATAAAGGTCTCGCGCGCCAGTTCATCTTGGCGGTAGACCGAGTAAAGAATCACGGCTGGACTGCAGAGAGGTCTCAGAACGAGTTCATCGGTTGCTCTCTCGAAGAGGTCATTCGTTCGCATGCCATGGTTTTTGCTGCCGAAGAGgccaggacgaggaagagggttGTCGACTGGGGAGAATGGTGGTCGAGGGAGGTTGTTAACACAGAAAGCGGATGA
- a CDS encoding Putative ribonuclease H-like superfamily, exonuclease, RNase T/DNA polymerase III, oligoribonuclease: MNFLNPLKPKAAVPEMQPASDGPLVWIDCEMTGLDPDKEEIIEIFCIITTGNLQVIDPEGWGCVVHKTEERMAQMDDWCTRTHRDSGLTAAVIQSTTTAEQAAEGLLAYIRKHVPKPKTALLAGNSVHADRSFLNKAPYRRVVDHLHHRILDVSSLKEAARRWCPSQVVDGAPAKQGLHQAKEDILESIDEAKYYREAIFGLAWRRGDASAQETPVSERDDNEAWADNLL; the protein is encoded by the exons ATGAACTTCCTCAACCCACTCAAACCCAAGGCGGCTGTCCCCGAGATGCAGCCTGCGTCGGACGGACCCCTTGTGTGGATTGACTGTGAG ATGACGGGGCTGGACCCGGACAAGGAGGAGATCATTGAGATCTTCTGCATCATCACGACCGGAAACCTGCAAGTGATCGACCCCGAGGGCTGGGGCTGTGTGGTGCATAAGACCGAGGAGCGGATGGCACAGATGGATGACTGGTGCACGCGGACGCACCGGGACAGCGGcctgacggcggcggtcaTCCagtcgacaacgacggcggagcaggCAGCAGAAGGGTTACTCGCCTACATCCGGAAGCACGTCCCGAAGCCCAAGACGGCGCTGTTGGCCGGCAACAGCGTGCACGCGGACCGGTCGTTCCTCAACAAGGCGCCGTACCGCAGGGTAGTCGACCATCTCCACCACCGCATTCTCGACGTCAGCTCGCtcaaggaggcggcgagaCGTTGGTGCCCGTCGCAGGTTGTGGATGGTGCTCCCGCCAAGCAGGGCCTTCaccaggccaaggaggacatcctcgagagcatcgacgaggccaagtATTATCGGGAGGCCATCTTCGGATTGGCATGGAGACGGGGAGATGCCAGTGCCCAGGAGACGCCCGTAAGCGAGCGCGACGATAACGAGGCGTGGGCAGATAACCTGCTGTAG
- a CDS encoding Putative Alpha-D-phosphohexomutase superfamily, alpha-D-phosphohexomutase, alpha/beta/alpha domain I, whose amino-acid sequence MDVKTVEFKPFQDQKPGTSGLRKKVTVFQQPHYSEAFVTSILLSIPEGVEGSFLVIGGDGRYWNPEVVQLIAKIGAAYGVKKLLIGQNGILSTPAASHVIRKRQATGGILLTASHNPGGPKNDFGIKYNLANGGPAPESVTNKIYEASKTLTSYKIADIPDVDIATIGTKTYGSLEVEIIDSTTDYVDMLKDIFDFDLIKKFFQSHPDFKVLFDGLHGVTGPYGTAIFEKELGLKGATQNCVPSPDFNGGHPDPNLTYAHSLVEVVDKNNIPFGAASDGDGDRNMIYGANAFVSPGDSLAIIAHHANLIPYFKKQGVYGLARSMPTSGAVDLVAKKQGLNCYEVPTGWKFFCALFDADKLSICGEESFGTGSNHIREKDGLWAVIAWLNIIAGIGVQNPDVTPSIKKIQQDFWTEYGRTFFTRYDYEDVDSEGANKVVGVLKDLVADPNFIGSKVGDRTVTGAGNFSYTDLDGSVSSNQGLYATFSSGSRIIVRLSGTGSSGATIRLYLEQYSSDPKTYDQDAQDFLKPEIQMATELLKFKEFIGRDEPDVKT is encoded by the exons ATGGACGTCAAGACTGTTGAATTCAAACCCTTCCAGGACCAGAAGCCCGGAAC TTCTGGCCTTCGCAAGAAGGTCACCGTCTTTCAGCAGCCTCACTACAGCGAGGCCTTTGTTACGAGCATTCTTCTCTCCAtccccgagggcgtcgagg GTTctttcctcgtcatcggcggtgACGGTCGTTACTGGAACCCCGAGGTCGTCCAACTGATTGCTAAGATTGGTGCCGCCTACGGTGTCAAGAAGCTACTCATCGGCCAGAATGGCATCCTGTCCACTCCCGCCGCGAGCCATGTCATCCGCAAGCGCCAGGCCACGGGTGGCATTCTCCTGACTGCCAGCCACAACCCCGGCG GCCCCAAGAACGATTTCGGCATCAAGTACAACCTGGCCAACGGTGGCCCTGCCCCCGAATCCGTAACCAACAAGATCTACGAGGCCTCCAAGACTCTCACCTCGTACAAGATTGCCGACATCCCCGATGTTGACATCGCCACCATTGGCACCAAGACCTACGGCtccctcgaggtcgagatcATCGACAGCACCACCGACTACGTCGACATGCTCAAGGACatcttcgacttcgacctGATCAAGAAGTTCTTCCAGTCCCACCCCGACTTCAAGGTTCTCTTTGACGGTCTGCACGGCGTCACCGGCCCCTACGGAACCGCCatcttcgagaaggagcttGGCCTTAAGGGCGCCACCCAGAACTGCGTGCCCAGCCCCGACTTCAACGGCGGCCACCCCGACCCTAATCTTACCTATGCCCActccctcgtcgaggtcgtcgacaagaACAACATCCCCTTTGGTGCCGCTTcggacggtgacggtgaccGTAACATGATTTACGGCGCCAATGCCTTCGTCTCCCCCGGCGACTCTCTTGCCATCATTGCTCACCACGCCAACCTCATCCCCTACTTCAAGAAGCAGGGCGTCTATGGCCTGGCCCGCTCCATGCCCAcctccggcgccgtcgacctggtcgCCAAGAAGCAGGGCCTGAACTGCTACGAGGTGCCCACCGGCTGGAAGTTCTTCTGTGCCctcttcgacgccgacaagctgTCTATCTGCGGCGAGGAGTCGTTCGGCACTGGCAGCAACCACATCCGCGAGAAGGACGGTCTCTGGGCTGTCATTGCCTGGTTGAACATCATCGCAGGCATCGGTGTGCAGAACCCCGATGTCACCCCGTCCATCAAGAAGATTCAGCAGGACTTCTGGACCGAGTACGGCCGTACCTTCTTCACCCGCTACGACTACGAGGACGTCGATAGCGAAGGCGCCAACAAGGTTGTCGGTGTTCTcaaggacctcgtcgccgatcCCAACTTCATCGGCAGCAAGGTCGGAG ACCGCACCGTCACCGGCGCTGGTAACTTTTCGTACACTGACCTCGACGGCTCCGTCTCGTCCAACCAGGGTCTGTACGCCACCTTTTCCTCGGGCAGCCGCATCATCGTCCGTCTCTCCGGTACTGGCTCCTCGGGCGCCACTATCCGTCTGTACCTCGAGCAGTACAGCAGCGACCCTAAGACGTACGACCAGGACGCCCAGGACTTCCTCAAGCCCGAGATCCAGATGGCGACTGAGCTGCTCAAGTTCAAGGAGTTCATTGGCCGCGACGAGCCCGATGTCAAGACCTAA
- a CDS encoding Putative oryzine biosynthesis cluster protein J/Cupin-domain-containing oxidoreductase virC, whose translation MSSSGAPPAGDLPLGPVRRHITTHDANGRAVYSDAFPVEVTPDPLPNMFFHTCFTTSESPVTMDDEKDLAAYAPHHPRMPTLHLPSGSVLRVVDFGPGTGPMMHRTESCDYGIVLKGEVECHLDDGAVRTLGEGEIMIQRGTMHGWKNATDSWARVVFCLQPAEPVRVAGQVMEDDIPFMKISADRQADFEKFKAEEAKKKAEGK comes from the coding sequence ATGTCGTCCTCCGGAGCTCCCCCCGCCGGAGATCTCCCCCTCGGCCCAGTCCGAAGGCACATCACCACCCACGACGCCAACGGCCGCGCCGTCTACTCGGACGCCTTCCCCGTTGAGGTGACGCCCGACCCGCTGCCCAACATGTTTTTTCACACCTGCTTCACCACCTCGGAGTCGCCCGTCACCATGGACGACGAAAAGGACCTGGCCGCCTACGCCCCGCACCACCCCCGTATGCCGACCCTGCACCTGCCCTCGGGCTCCGTCCTGCGCGTCGTCGACTTCGGCCCCGGCACCGGCCCCATGATGCACCGCACCGAGTCGTGCGACTACGGCATCGTGCTgaagggcgaggtcgagtgccacctcgacgacggcgccgtgcgcaccctcggcgagggcgagatcATGATCCAGCGCGGCACCATGCACGGCTGGAAGAACGCCACGGACAGCTGGGCCCGCGTCGTCTTCTGCCTGCAGCCCGCCGAGCCCGTGAGGGTCGCTGGCCAGGTCATGGAGGACGACATCCCCTTCATGAAGATCTCGGCGGATAGGCAGGCCGACTTCGAAAAAttcaaggccgaggaggccaagaagaaggccgagggcaAGTAA